One Pyrus communis chromosome 4, drPyrComm1.1, whole genome shotgun sequence genomic region harbors:
- the LOC137732912 gene encoding uncharacterized protein: protein MACLVLPISMLKKRCMGSRLHGYRPLVDDRFDDSENPVIVVVGKEKREFLVDPFVLQENPFRVLIEAMNKDKKVENFGDGNGKGRSRMVFVDVDSILFEHMLWLMYNDCSSLFELNLKEIIDFYAQDY from the coding sequence ATGGCTTGCTTGGTCTTGCCAATTTCAATGCTGAAAAAGAGGTGCATGGGGTCACGGCTACATGGCTACCGGCCTTTAGTCGATGATAGGTTCGACGATTCAGAGAATCCAGTGATCGTGGTGGTTGGGAAGGAGAAAAGGGAGTTCTTGGTAGACCCTTTTGTGCTACAGGAGAACCCTTTTCGAGTTTTGATCGAGGCAATGAACAAGGACAAGAAGGTGGAGAATTTTGGTGATGGGAATGGTAAGGGAAGAAGTAGGATGGTTTTTGTGGATGTTGATTCTATTCTGTTCGAGCATATGTTGTGGTTGATGTATAATGATTGTTCTTCTTTGTTTGAGCTCAATCTTAAGGAAATTATAGACTTCTATGCTCAAGATTATTAG
- the LOC137732913 gene encoding uncharacterized protein: MTMVLRYVNKEGEVIERFLGVQQVSSTTSSSLEEAIERLFASTNLSMSKLRGQGYEGASNMKGELNGLKAKILNKYPLAFYVRYFAHQLQLALVAIAKGIEGVTIFFNNASILVNTIGSSCKKALDIGDLETVCKQRLQSLRDDDFGDLLDDVQKFCQEHDIDIPNMENLHFVPGKSRHKAPRLTNFHYCRVDLYFQVLDTQLKELNDRFNEMHSEFSSLRGIGNLAKELVKTGRYASYMLVYKLLTLALVLPVVTALVERAFSAMKIVKTPLCNKMEDQWLSDSMLVYIERDVFAFIDNKPIMRRFHDMKPHQQQL; encoded by the exons ATGACGATGGTATTGCGTTATGTGAACAAGGAAGGAGAAGTAATTGAAAGGTTTTTGGGTGTGCAACAAGTCTCCTCTACAACTAGTAGCTCACTTGAAGAGGCCATTGAGAGATTATTTGCTTCAACAAATTTGAGTATGTCCAAGTTACGAGGACAAGGCTATGAAGGAGCTAGTAATATGAAAGGAGAACTAAATGGCCTTAAAGCAAAGATTTTGAACAAGTATCCTCTAGCATTTTATGTTCGTTATTTTGCACACCAACTTCAACTAGCTCTTGTAGCCATTGCAAAGGGAATTGAGGGTGTCACCATTTTCTTCAACAATGCTAGTATTTTGGTCAATACTATTGGATCATCGTGTAAGAAAGCTCTTGATATTGGTGATCTTGAAACGG TATGCAAGCAAAGACTACAATCCTTGAGAGATGATGACTTTGGGGACTTGCTTGATGATGTACAAAAGTTTTGTCAAGAGCATGATATTGACATTCCTAACATGGAGAATTTGCATTTTGTACCTGGAAAATCAAGGCATAAAGCTCCAAGACTCACAAACTTCCATTACTGTCGTGTGGACCTTTATTTTCAAGTCCTTGATACGCAATTAAAGGAATTGAATGATCGCTTCAATGAG ATGCATAGTGAGTTTTCATCATTGAGAGGAATTGGTAATCTTGCAAAGGAGTTGGTGAAGACCGGGAGGTATGCAAGCTATATGTTAGTGTATAAGCTTCTTACATTGGCTTTGGTGTTACCAGTTGTAACCGCTTTGGTGGAGAGAGCTTTTtctgctatgaagattgtgaaaacaccattgtgtaacaaaatggaagatcaatggttgagtgatagcatgcttgtttacattgagagagatgtatttgcttttattgataataAGCCTATTATGCGGCGTTTTCATGATATGAAACCTCATCAAcaacaattgtaa
- the LOC137730506 gene encoding AT-hook motif nuclear-localized protein 23-like, which translates to MAGLDLGSASRYVHQLHRQDLQLQRQHQQQTDSEDDAVANRSTGQFSSGDDHQGGLNLGGINGGSGEIVVRRPRGRPPGSKNKPKPPVIITRESANTLRAHILEVGNGCDVFDCVATYARRRQRGICILSGSGTVTNVTLRQPAAVGAVVTLHGRFEILSLSGSFLPPPAPPGATSLTIFLAGGQGQVVGGSVVGELTAAGPVIVIASSFTNVAYERLPLDEEEQLQVQDPQGSGGSGGGGGGVGGGSVENNPFPDPSSGLPFFNLPLNMQNVQLPIDGWAEDGNNSGGRPPF; encoded by the coding sequence ATGGCTGGTTTGGATTTAGGCTCAGCTTCTCGCTACGTTCACCAGCTTCACAGGCAAGACTTGCAGCTCCAACGACAACATCAACAGCAAACCGATTCTGAAGACGATGCAGTAGCCAACAGGTCAACGGGCCAGTTCTCATCAGGAGATGATCATCAGGGTGGCCTCAACCTCGGAGGCATCAACGGTGGGTCAGGAGAGATCGTGGTCCGCCGGCCTCGAGGCCGTCCACCAGGATCCAAAAACAAGCCAAAGCCACCGGTCATCATCACAAGAGAGAGTGCAAACACTCTCAGAGCACATATTCTGGAGGTAGGCAACGGCTGCGACGTCTTTGACTGCGTCGCCACGTACGCCCGGCGCCGCCAGCGTGGGATCTGTATTTTGAGCGGCAGTGGCACCGTTACTAATGTGACCTTGCGGCAGCCGGCCGCAGTAGGGGCCGTAGTAACCCTTCATGGAAGGTTTGAGATTTTATCCCTTTCAGGGTCTTTTTTACCACCGCCTGCCCCGCCCGGGGCCACAAGCTTGACCATATTCTTGGCCGGCGGGCAGGGGCAGGTTGTCGGGGGAAGCGTTGTTGGGGAGTTGACCGCGGCAGGGCCCGTTATTGTGATCGCCTCATCGTTTACTAATGTTGCTTACGAGAGGCTGCCTCTGGATGAAGAGGAGCAGTTGCAGGTGCAGGATCCCCAGGGATCCGGGGGtagtggtggcggtggtggtggagtTGGTGGTGGTAGTGTTGAGAACAACCCTTTTCCAGACCCGTCTTCGGGGCTTCCATTCTTCAATTTGCCGTTGAATATGCAAAATGTTCAGTTGCCAATCGATGGGTGGGCTGAAGATGGAAATAACTCAGGGGGTCGTCCACCATTCTGA